The Prevotella sp. E9-3 genome has a window encoding:
- a CDS encoding endo-1,4-beta-xylanase produces the protein MNCKLLIKFSLLSLFCLSSVGVEAQSVNKVPEKGISSPLSVNPNKFLGNITTSGRVNPHGLEYASMWNQLTAENESKWGSVEGAARGKFNWQGSDNAYRYCKDHGIPFKFHCLIWGAQYPRWMDSLSVDEQRAAIEEWMDAIKERYPDLPIIDVVNEAVKGHQPAPFREALGGEGKTGFDWIIRAFEMAHERWPDAILIYNDYNTFRWQKNEFIQLVSTLRDAGAPIDAYGCQSHELTDMPFDEFRQAMTDIQSALRMPMYSTEYDIGTESDSLQLAQYQQQIPFMWQQDYCAGITLWGYVYGRTWTRDGNSGIIRDGKERPALTWLRQYMRSAEAQQARSPFPAMRKEASLYIKPSALSVACGQSVTVDINARLRTKTIDHIDLYMDGVRLFTLTRAPFTVQVKPATAGRHELRAVLTATDGSSYERYGLLLAN, from the coding sequence ATGAACTGTAAACTGCTTATCAAATTCTCTTTATTATCCCTATTTTGTCTCTCTTCGGTTGGAGTAGAGGCACAGTCTGTCAACAAAGTTCCCGAAAAAGGCATTTCCAGCCCGCTGAGCGTCAATCCCAACAAGTTCCTGGGTAATATTACTACCAGCGGACGCGTGAACCCTCACGGCCTTGAATATGCGTCAATGTGGAATCAGCTCACGGCCGAGAACGAGTCTAAATGGGGCTCGGTGGAAGGTGCCGCACGCGGAAAGTTCAATTGGCAGGGTAGTGACAATGCCTATCGCTACTGCAAGGACCACGGTATTCCCTTTAAGTTTCACTGTCTGATATGGGGCGCACAGTATCCCCGTTGGATGGACTCCCTCTCTGTCGATGAGCAGCGTGCCGCCATCGAAGAGTGGATGGATGCCATCAAGGAGCGCTATCCCGACCTGCCCATCATCGATGTGGTCAACGAGGCCGTGAAAGGCCATCAGCCCGCTCCTTTCCGTGAAGCTCTGGGCGGTGAAGGCAAGACGGGCTTCGACTGGATTATCCGTGCCTTTGAGATGGCTCACGAGCGTTGGCCGGATGCCATCCTTATCTATAACGACTACAACACGTTCCGCTGGCAGAAAAACGAGTTCATCCAGTTGGTGAGCACCCTGCGCGATGCCGGTGCTCCTATCGATGCCTACGGATGCCAGTCGCACGAGCTGACTGATATGCCTTTCGACGAGTTCCGTCAGGCCATGACCGATATCCAGTCGGCTCTCCGCATGCCGATGTACAGCACCGAGTATGATATAGGTACCGAGAGCGACTCCCTTCAGCTGGCTCAGTATCAGCAGCAGATTCCTTTCATGTGGCAACAGGATTATTGCGCCGGTATCACGCTCTGGGGCTATGTCTATGGCCGTACCTGGACGCGCGATGGCAATTCGGGCATTATCCGTGACGGTAAGGAGCGTCCTGCCCTCACCTGGCTGCGCCAGTATATGCGTTCTGCCGAGGCTCAGCAAGCGCGAAGCCCCTTCCCTGCTATGAGGAAAGAGGCTTCGCTCTATATCAAGCCTTCGGCCCTTTCAGTGGCTTGTGGCCAGTCGGTGACTGTCGATATCAATGCTCGTCTGCGTACTAAGACCATCGATCATATCGACCTCTATATGGACGGTGTGCGTCTGTTCACGCTGACCCGTGCTCCCTTTACCGTTCAGGTGAAGCCAGCCACTGCCGGTCGCCACGAACTGCGTGCGGTGCTCACTGCCACCGACGGAAGCAGCTACGAGCGATATGGACTTCTTTTGGCTAACTGA
- the msrA gene encoding peptide-methionine (S)-S-oxide reductase MsrA, whose protein sequence is MKEIYLAGGCFWGTEHYFKQIEGVTNTEVGFANGQTENPTYKEVYTDQTGYAETVHVVYDEQVVGLEFLLNMFFKAIDPTSLNKQGHDEGTRYRTGVYYTSDDQVPVIEKVFAEQQALLSEPIAVEKVPLKNFYTAEEYHQDYLDKNPDGYCHLPTALFEFAKKAKDKK, encoded by the coding sequence ATGAAAGAGATTTACTTAGCCGGTGGCTGTTTCTGGGGCACCGAGCATTACTTCAAACAGATAGAAGGCGTTACAAACACCGAAGTGGGCTTTGCCAACGGACAAACGGAGAACCCTACCTACAAGGAAGTTTATACCGACCAGACTGGCTATGCTGAGACTGTTCACGTGGTCTATGACGAACAGGTGGTAGGTCTGGAATTCCTGCTGAACATGTTCTTCAAAGCCATCGATCCCACAAGCCTCAACAAACAAGGACACGACGAGGGCACCCGCTATCGCACCGGTGTTTACTACACCTCTGACGACCAGGTACCCGTTATCGAGAAAGTTTTTGCCGAACAGCAGGCACTGCTCTCCGAGCCTATCGCTGTAGAGAAAGTGCCCTTGAAGAATTTCTATACCGCCGAGGAATACCACCAGGACTACCTGGACAAGAATCCCGACGGCTACTGCCATCTGCCGACCGCCCTCTTTGAGTTTGCAAAGAAGGCAAAGGATAAAAAATAA